The Pochonia chlamydosporia 170 chromosome 1, whole genome shotgun sequence genome window below encodes:
- a CDS encoding phosphoribosylglycinamide formyltransferase (similar to Verticillium dahliae VdLs.17 XP_009656668.1) translates to MASGFGSNFQALIDATSTDALKNSRIISLITNRKNAHATARADKAGIPWEYFNLVSGGFLQKGETDQQKVTEGRQRYDAALAAKILSPGKELPELIVLAGWMHVFSKAFLEPIEKAGVRIINLHPALPGEFDGAGAIERAFEELKAGRITRTGIMAHYVIAEVDRGTPILVKEIEWNGEELEELKERIHSHEHKLIVDATAKVAREIVEGRGKGSERSQNP, encoded by the exons ATGGCCTCTGGCTTCGGCTCCAACTTCCAGGCTCTCATAGACGCAACATCCACAGATGCCCTCAAAAATAGCCGCATCATTtctctcatcaccaaccgAAAAAACGCACACGCAACTGCCCGAGCAGACAAAGCAG GCATCCCCTGGGAATACTTCAACCTAGTCAGCGGCGGGTTCTTGCAAAAGGGAGAAACAGACCAGCAGAAAGTAACAGAGGGCCGGCAAAGATACGACGCGGCATTAGCAGCGAAGATTCTATCACCGGGCAAGGAATTGCCGGAGCTGATTGTCCTCGCTGGCTGGATGCATGTCTTCTCAAAAGCTTTCCTGGAACCTATTGAGAAGGCGGGCGTGCGGATAATCAACCTCCATCCGGCACTACCTG GGGAGTTTGATGGAGCTGGGGCGATTGAGCGCGCTTTTgaggagttgaaggctgGAAGAATAACGCGCACTGGTATTATGGCGCACTATGTGATTGCGGAGGTGGATAGGGGGACGCCTATTCTGGTGAAGGAGATTGAGTGGAATGGAGAGGAGTTGGAAgagttgaaggagaggatACATTCTCATGAGCATAAGTTGATTGTGGATGCGACGGCCAAGGTGGCCAGGGAGATTGTGGAGGGAAGGGGGAAAGGAAGCGAGAGGTCACAAAATCCGTGA
- a CDS encoding serine/threonine-protein phosphatase 2B catalytic subunit (similar to Aspergillus terreus NIH2624 XP_001215693.1) produces MDSAFEDRRHQPVDNTIRALRRKKKAPDIDLTIYTMEDGTTVSTMERVCKDVQAPAIFTPTEEQFYSDKSKSKPDINFLRQHLYHEGRLTEEQALFILRKGTEVLHAEPTLLEIEAPVTVCGDVHGQYYDLLRLFEVGGDPDQTRYLFLGDYVDRGYFSIECVLYLWSLKICYPKSIWLLRGNHECRQLTDYFTFKLECRHKYSEAVYEACMESFCSLPLAAVMNQQFLCIHGGLSPQLHTLDDLRNIDRFREPPTQGLMCDVLWADPVQDFGQEKTNDYFLHNRVRGCSYSFSYPAACAFLKRNNLLSIIRAHEAQDAGYRMYRKTQATGFPSLITIFSAPNYIDYYNNKAAILKYGDNVLNIRQFNCVPHPFRLANFMDAFSWSLPFVGEKMTDMLMAILNTCSEEELKDETPSPASLRSVSPLVSVSLDDPDSIEFKRKAIKNKILAIGRMSRVFRVLREDAEKVSELKTASGGRLPAGTLMLGAEEIQTAIHSFDDARKADLHNESLPPSREEIVQHKDEERAAVMQKVVDETENDEKLQQLSQSLGS; encoded by the exons ATGGACTCCGCCTTCGAGGACCGGCGTCACCAGCCAGTGGACAACACCATTCGCGCCCTCCGtagaaagaagaaggccccAGACATCGACTTGACAATCTATACCATGGAGGATGGCACCACAGTTAGCACCATGGAGCGAGTCTGCAAGG ACGTCCAGGCCCCCGCCATATTCACTCCCACGGAGGAGCAATTCTACTCcgacaagtccaagtccaagccAGATATCAATTTCCTCAGGCAGCACCTTTATCACGAGGGCCGCTTGACTGAAGAGCAGGCTCTCTTCATCCTGCGGAAAGGTACCGAGGTGTTACACGCTGAGCCTACCCTTCTCGAAATAGAAGCCCCTGTCACCGTGTGTGGTGACGTCCACGGCCAATACTACGACCTACTAAGGCTCTTCGAGGTCGGCGGCgatccagaccagactcgcTACCTATTCCTTGGCGACTACGTTGATCGTGGTTATTTTAGTATCGAGTGTGTTCTGTATCTATGGTCGCTCAAGATCTGTTACCCTAAGTCGATCTGGCTCCTCCGCGGCAACCACGAATGCCGTCAATTGACCGACTATTTCACTTTTAAGCTGGAGTGCAGACATAAATACTCCGAAGCCGTCTACGAAGCATGCATGGAATCATTCTGCAGCTTACCTTTGGCGGCCGTCATGAACCAGCAATTCTTGTGTATTCATGGTGGTCTTAGTCCCCAACTCCACACCCTTGATGACTTGAGAAAC ATCGATCGGTTTAGAGAGCCGCCAACACAGGGCCTCATGTGTGACGTTCTGTGGGCTGACCCCGTCCAAGACTTCGGCCAGGAAAAGACGAACGATTACTTCCTCCACAACCGTGTCCGCGGCTGTTCGTATAGTTTCTCGTATCCTGCTGCCTGCGCTTTTCTCAAAAGGAATAACTTGCTCAGCATTATTCGCGCCCACGAGGCCCAGGATGCCGGGTATAGAATGTATCGCAAAACCCAAGCCACTGGTTTCCCTAGTCTTATAACTATTTTCTCAGCACCCAACTATATTGACTACTATAACAATAAGGCTGCTATCCTCAAGTACGGGGACAATGTTTTAAACATTCGCCAGTTTAACTGCGTGCCGCACCCGTTTCGGTTGGCTAACTTTATGGACGCGTTTTCATGGTCGCTGCCGTTTGTGGGTGAGAAGATGACGGATATGTTAATGGCCATTCTGAACACTTGCTCAGAGGAGGAACTGAAGGACGAGACTCCTTCACCTGCTTCCCTGAGGTCAGTGTCGCCGCTCGTTTCTGTTAGCCTCGACGATCCCGACTCGATAGAGTTCAAACGCAAGGCCATTAAGAATAAAATTTTGGCCATTGGACGAATGTCTCGCGTGTTCCGCGTTCTACGCGAAGATGCAGAGAAAGTCAGCGAGCTTAAGACTGCGTCTGGCGGTCGACTGCCTGCGGGTACGCTGATGCTCGGTGCCGAGGAAATACAAACCGCTATTCATTCCTTTGACGATGCTAGAAAGGCTGACTTGCATAATGAAAGCTTGCCACCGAGCCGCGAGGAGATTGTACAGCATAAGGATGAGGAGCGCGCTGCGGTGATGCAGAAGGTTGTAGACGAGACGGAAAACGACGAGAAGTTACAGCAACTGTCACAGAGTCTGGGATCTTGA
- a CDS encoding aldo-keto reductase (AKR) (similar to Metarhizium acridum CQMa 102 XP_007812896.1), with protein MAQVGIGSQASRLAKDLTLTGQSATTIPKLVYGTAWKKERTADLVYGALKAGFRGIDTAAQPKHYDELGVATGVKRAIADGIIKRRDLFIQTKFTAPGGQNHITPYDLQAPLEDKVHQSIRSSLKNFAIEGQDSYLDSVVLHSPMDTIQDTMTVWKALESYHPHTIRNIGISNTTLSVLEALYTNMTIKPSVVQNRFHDGTAYEIKLRAYCRDKNIVFQSFWTLSANPALVKSEPVKRVAQEAGVGIAAAYYALVIGLEGLVILDGTTKETHMREDLEGLEKVGAWSEGAGASPWASSLDAFKRLIREE; from the exons ATGGCCCAGGTTGGCATCGGATCTCAGGCGTCTCGCCTCGCCAAGGACTTAACATTGACCGGCCAGTCTGCCACCACAATCCCCAAGCTGGTCTACGGCACCGCTtggaagaaggaaagaacAGCAGATCTCGTGTATGGCGCTCTGAAAGCTGGCTTCCGCGGTATAGACACGGCTGCACAGCCCAAGCATTACGATGAACTGGGTGTAGCTACAGGTGTGAAGCGCGCCATCGCTGACGGAATCATCAAGCGCCGCGATCTCTTT ATTCAAACCAAGTTCACTGCCCCCGGAGGTCAAAACCACATCACTCCATATGACCTGCAGGCTCCTCTAGAAGACAAGGTTCACCAGTCGATCCGCTCATCGCTCAAAAATTTCGCCATCGAAGGCCAAGATTCATACCTCGATAGTGTGGTTCTTCACTCCCCAATGGACACGATTCAGGATACAATGACAGTTTGGAAAGCCCTCGAGTCCTATCACCCGCACACCATCCGCAACATTGGCAtatccaacaccaccctcTCGGTACTCGAGGCTCTTTACACCAACATGACTATTAAGCCATCAGTAGTGCAAAACCGTTTTCATGACGGAACAGCGTACGAGATAAAGCTGCGTGCCTATTGTAGGGACAAGAACATCGTCTTTCAGTCGTTTTGGACCTTAAGTGCCAACCCAGCCCTTGTGAAGAGCGAGCCTGTGAAGCGAGTTGCGCAAgaggctggtgttggaatTGCAGCAGCCTATTATGCATTAGTTATCGGACTGGAGGGTCTTGTGATTCTAGATGGAACGACAAAAGAAACGCATATGCGCGAAGACCTGGAAGGCTTGGAGAAGGTTGGTGCATGGTCTGAAGGCGCTGGCGCATCCCCCTGGGCGTCTTCACTAGATGCTTTTAAAAGGTTGATTCGTGAGGAATAA
- a CDS encoding deoxyhypusine synthase (similar to Aspergillus terreus NIH2624 XP_001218413.1): protein MAQDAPPSGATDAVLMKSEEMPADAQPVEELDFNKLKRPITAEDLYLGMRHMGFQASSMAEAIRIINDMANPETNDKTTIFLGYTSNLISSGLRGTLRWLVEHKHVSAIVTTAGGIEEDFIKCLGTTYMGSFSSPGADLRKKGLNRIGNLVVPNANYCAFEDWVVPILDKMLEEQEASKGTDEEINWTPSKVIHRLGREINDERSVYYWAWKNDIPVFCPALTDGSLGDMLYFHTFKASPLQLKIDIVEDIRRINTISVRAKRVGMIILGGGVVKHHIANACLMRNGAESAVYINTAQEFDGSDAGARPDEAVSWGKIKMDADNVKVYMEATACFPFIVANTFAKDI from the exons atggctcaaGATGCGCCGCCCTCGGGGGCCACCGACGCCGTGCTCATGAAATCTGAAGAAATGCCCGCAGACGCCCAGCCAGTGGAAGAGCTCGacttcaacaagctcaagcGGCCCATCACCGCAGAAGACCTATACCTCGGCATGCGACACATGGGGTttcaagcatcaagcatggctgaagctatccgCATCATAAACGACATGGCAA ACCCAGAAACAAACGACAAGACAACCATCTTCCTAGGCTACACCTCcaacctcatctcctccGGCCTCCGCGGCACCCTCCGCTGGCTCGTCGAGCACAAGCACGTCTccgccatcgtcaccaccGCCGGCGGCATAGAGGAAGACTTCATTAAATGCCTCGGAACCACATACATGggctccttctcctcgcccgGCGCGGACCTCCGCAAAAAGGGCCTCAACCGCATCGGCAACCTCGTCGTCCCCAACGCCAACTACTGTGCCTTCGAGGACTGGGTCGTGCCCATCCTGGACAAGATGCtcgaggagcaggaggcCAGCAAGGGCACCGACGAGGAGATCAACTGGACGCCGTCCAAGGTGATTCACAGGCTGGGCAGGGAGATCAACGACGAGCGATCCGTGTACTACTGGGCGTGGAAGAATGACATCCCTGTGTTTTGTCCGGCCTTGACGGACGGCAGTTTGGGGGATATGCTGTACTTTCATACGTTTAAGGCGTCGCCGCTGCAGTTGAAGATTGATATTGTGGAGGATATACGCAGAATAAACACCATTTCGGTGCGCGCTAAGAGGGTGGGCATGATCATCTTGGGCGGCGGTGTTGTGAAGCATCACATTGCCAATGCGTGTTTGATGAGGAATGGCGCAGAGAGCGCCGTTTACATTAATACGGCGCAAGAGTTTGACGGGAGCGATGCTGGTGCTAGACCAGACGAGGCTGTTTCCTGGGGTAAGATCAAAATGGACGCAGACAACGTCAAG GTGTATATGGAGGCTACTGCTTGTTTCCCATTTATTGTTGCCAATACCTTTGCCAAAGACATATAA
- a CDS encoding Myb-like DNA-binding protein (similar to Metarhizium acridum CQMa 102 XP_007812894.1) yields MPSASRYSRYDPDRRSRSPRDRSPDRFDRSSQYGDNDRRRSSAEGRSNSSGFPPNRDGFGDSLRREPPRGPKALVDAPSGPRGGGFVGDFRGRGRGRGRPWPSRDESRDRGRDRDIDYRDRYRDERSRERDRDRDRERDRDRDRERDRDWRESRDFRARRSPPGRGRTPPRDFRDRDRDGPPPDADRSRRGSRDGGPPSAGSSNSDPPFGMPPFGRGGGFMRGGRGRGRGDWQPDRGRPARTPYDDRGDRYPRSRSQEARWGRDRDDRDRGDRYPPDADIIRRDPRDDRERNDRDLIRPKKEGRPSISQEPSTQGRDVSPPPVAPSAPAFGTVPSRTGGDGAPATTATTTTSNSGKLPPSAPRVLSDRPGSAGNAAPMDSSATASGPIRAGSHDSPSIPVGPRAQQQRPSSKQWINPDLKKAPVSPKMMRAQTFTQSSSNARRESREADLLQPDQKRPRSSDSDAGPREASFDNRARSNHSAEPGEITVKSESEIYSPPAATRESESKHPAKEDYPTTANGTAAKHEPAIKRARKRPAVGVVRFALPPKIAPRDQDSESDDDEDMADYFDMEIEKTEAELSKLPKPSLPTEVLTRFAALSHGSMARILNESEGLRDILGPVPETLDVEMTKDQDVTAPVKDTDAAGGSNEGAKEPTKAKSEEAPKTDVVDSMPGPAAKVEEMDIDPPRAVSMPASDVQSKEASASKPSSRPVSRSGASTSGASIIARDGVKQPSQPPESIPETTEIGSKPPSTPSQIPDEDDETESEDEAYLDVETVRRFMTTPPIDSLPDYSCDSWVKDKDLLATFDTEPVIDAYVTEHLDKIHLQESTGQQQARQAYADNYLQYLDFTLSNDPAAVKSRDKFSVAIPMIEPVGTVTPEPKPEGRSTGRRFASERDLERVLQASMREDEERKERELRAQKEKYRSEKEAVIPEMHWDAEERAKAQYTDRSGYTPQDRLVAAWHVLPPINNFTEEENELFEKRYLENPKQWGKIAEVIPHRDFGTCIQYYYLMKKDLNLKEKLKKQPKRRKKGGRGKQRSSALVSELGNGDEGNEENQETGENGERRRPRRAAAPTWGFEQPATDSENATPAGTPGRRGASAAARGEQGEKVDGRRGRRRAKDKDKDKDKDKDKDAKASRANQSLSVTPGGGSGKGRSRSSSRVPTDIPSAAAAAAAAAAAGAVLPVPPEAGRVLSAGFEQNVPPGIHPPFPIQQQQQQQQQQQQAAVPGMERVKAMPPSSISEVMAAPSLRPEPPPPPQPAMTTFNVAQPQNERKAPAQASSYWSVSESNDFPLLLRSFGSDWTAIAAHMGSKTAVMVKNYFIRQKDQGKPEWETIVQESDGKRARGEKRPDPPQPTTGGRGRRYDTSSAVGSTRPLAVAPGMEMHNEPAQPKMEPASQPPRSQPYSGYGVPIAQAPTTQQQQQQQQQQQHHQQPPPPPPPPQQQQLAQPGPGQQQQPPLAIQQHAVPQPASQAMSPGPRPALRAPVQAFGFPEQQQQQQQQQQQQRERDVAQGHQRVPLPPKGGANQVPELRDQRPLAAAQPMQPAHPDSMLERQQRERERERERERDRDREMAARQAEQRQSMRMNPEAELAQQRHYEQQQQQQQQQQHHQQHQQQQAYGHRHQSSIGQGPRGEPLSLSRPPSQEPSRSVAGQAYPPPMHQQPPPGHAVRGIMDHPSAVQSPPLGPSSRPMSSMQQRPPPGQAQEPYGHAPPATAAPNASRPPPPPEPRKTSNIMSLLNDDPPPASKRVSEVSNAPSGPSATPPPQGMGRPPPPGPAPPSQMRREPEPQYSPYGRASGGASAMPSLKPTYGGSPSQPPLMDAPRSGMRMANEPMPSERDPYYRGHAPYQPGHQSGNNSPQTSHRYPPAQQPQPQYPPQGGYPTSYGPGSQPPPHAASPPPYGGHGAPSRSREVPPSGRDNAWPQQAAAANAWPTQPSKSSQGPPPQQQWAPPHPSSTPKPSTPAQAWASAPPPQHVGMRDERGAPVYAASSQPPQHSMQSRYPPPGSRAPEPVPSPAQGYARYASTPGPGVRDPREPPRSYTPGYDARGPPPGTGYPAPDPREMQMRDARDPRDPRDPRDVMGRGLRPHEYERHPDQYRR; encoded by the exons ATGCCATC GGCGTCCAGGTACTCTAGGTACGATCCGGACCGTCGGTCAAGATCGCCGAGAGACAGATCTCCAGACCGCTTCGACAGGTCCTCTCAGTATGGGGACAATGATCGTCGTCGATCCTCGGCAGAAGGCAGGTCAAATTCGTCTGGATTTCCACCTAACCGCGATGGATTCGGCGACTCATTACGGAGAGAACCCCCCAGGGGCCCCAAGGCTCTTGTCGACGCCCCGAGCGGTCCTAGAGGAGGTGGCTTCGTGGGCGACTTTCGCGGTCGAGGACGAGGCAGGGGCAGACCTTGGCCCTCGCGAGACGAAAGCAGAGATCGTGGGAGGGATCGCGACATAGATTACCGGGACCGCTATCGCGATGAGCGCAGTCGGGAGCGCGACCGTGATCGTGACCGCGAACGAGACCGGGACCGGGACCGGGAGAGAGATCGAGATTGGAGGGAATCGCGAGACTTCAGGGCCCGTCGCTCACCGCCTGGGCGTGGACGAACACCACCACGAGATTTTCGCGATAGAGACAGAGACGGCCCCCCACCAGATGCCGATAGATCTCGTCGGGGGTCTAGGGACGGCGGTCCTCCGTCTGCTGGCTCATCAAATTCAGACCCGCCGTTTGGCATGCCGCCATTCGGACGCGGTGGTGGGTTTATGCGTGGTGGGCgagggagaggaagaggtGACTGGCAACCCGACCGAGGACGTCCGGCACGAACACCTTACGATGATCGCGGCGACCGCTATCCCCGAAGTCGATCTCAGGAGGCTCGATGGGGTCGGGATCGGGATGACCGTGACCGTGGAGATAGATATCCACCAGATGCCGACATCATCAGGCGCGATCCCCGAGATGACCGCGAACGAAACGACCGTGATTTAATTCGCCCGAAGAAGGAAGGCCGACCGTCGATATCTCAAGAGCCGTCCACCCAAGGTCGAGACGTTTCTCCGCCTCCCGTTGCACCTTCAGCACCGGCATTCGGAACCGTTCCCAGTCGCACCGGGGGCGATGGTGCACCGGCGACCACAgcgacgacaacaacaaGTAATAGTGGCAAACTTCCTCCCTCAGCTCCGCGTGTTTTGTCTGATCGACCTGGTTCTGCTGGGAATGCTGCGCCAATGGACTCTTCGGCCACTGCGAGCGGTCCGATAAGGGCGGGAAGCCATGACAGTCCTTCTATTCCTGTGGGACCTCGAgcgcagcagcaaaggcCTTCAAGCAAACAATGGATCAACCCGGATCTGAAGAAAGCTCCAGTGTCCCccaagatgatgagggcTCAGACATTCACACAATCAAGCTCGAACGCGCGACGGGAGAGTCGGGAAGCTGATCTCCTGCAACCGGACCAAAAGAGGCCTCGTAGTAGTGACTCTGACGCTGGCCCTCGCGAAGCCAGCTTCGACAATAGGGCCAGATCGAATCACAGTGCCGAGCCTGGCGAGATTACGGTCAAGTCTGAATCAGAGATATACTCGCCGCCAGCCGCAACTAGGGAGTCTGAATCTAAACATCCCGCCAAGGAGGACTATCCTACCACTGCTAATGGTACCGCGGCGAAGCACGAACCAGCTATCAAACGAGCTCGAAAACGTCCTGCGGTTGGTGTTGTGCGATTCGCGCTGCCCCCAAAGATTGCCCCGAGAGACCAAGATTCGGAGTcggatgatgacgaggataTGGCCGATTACTTTGATATGGAAATTGAAAAAACTGAAGCAGAACTCAGCAAGTTGCCCAAACCAAGTTTACCTACGGAAGTCCTCACACGATTTGCTGCTTTATCACATGGATCTATGGCACGAATATTAAACGAGAGCGAAGGTTTGAGGGACATTCTTGGCCCAGTTCCCGAGACACTTGATGTCGAAATGACCAAAGATCAAGATGTAACTGCACCAGTCAAGGATACAGATGCCGCGGGGGGGTCTAACGAGGGCGCCAAAGAACCTACGAAGGCGAAGTCTGAAGAAGCTCCCAAAACAGATGTCGTCGACTCGATGCCCGGTCCTGCAGCgaaagttgaagaaatggacatTGACCCTCCTCGAGCAGTATCCATGCCCGCCAGCGATGTTCAGTCAAAGGAAGCCAGCGCCAGCAAGCCATCTTCTCGCCCGGTATCCCGATCTGGTGCCTCAACGTCCGGTGCCTCCATTATTGCTCGCGACGGCGTGAAGCAACCGTCACAGCCGCCCGAATCGATTCCAGAAACCACCGAGATTGGCTCAAAGCCGCCCAGCACGCCATCGCAGATAcctgatgaagacgacgaaaccGAATCCGAGGACGAGGCCTATTTGGACGTGGAGACAGTCCGTCGGTTCATGACAACGCCGCCTATCGACAGCTTGCCCGATTACAGTTGTGATTCTTgggtcaaggacaaggacttGCTGGCGACGTTTGACACAGAGCCTGTGATTGATGCATATGTCACGGAACACTTGGACAAGATTCATCTGCAGGAATCCACTGGGCAACAGCAGGCACGCCAAGCTTACGCGGACAATTATCTCCAGTATCTCGATTTCACCCTTTCCAACGACCCAGCTGCGGTGAAGAGCAGAGACAAGTTTTCCGTGGCAATTCCCATGATTGAACCTGTAGGCACAGTCACCCCGGAGCCCAAACCAGAAGGCCGCAGCACCGGCAGGAGGTTTGCCTCGGAGCGAGATTTGGAGCGGGTATTGCAGGCATCTATGCgggaggatgaagagagaaaggagCGTGAGTTGCGGGCTCAAAAGGAGAAATACCGCAGCGAGAAGGAAGCAGTTATTCCTGAGATGCACTGGGATGCCGAAGAGAGGGCAAAGGCTCAATACACTGATCGATCTGGCTACACGCCTCAGGATCGCTTGGTCGCAGCTTGGCACGTCCTGCCacccatcaacaacttcaccgAGGAAGAAAACGAGCTATTTGAGAAGCGCTATCTGGAGAACCCGAAACAGTGGGGCAAGATTGCAGAGGTTATACCGCACCGTGACTTTGGCACTTGCATTCAATACTACTATCTAATGAAGAAGGACCTCAACTTGAaagagaagctcaagaagcagcctAAGCGGCGAAAGAAGGGCGGACGAGGCAAACAGAGATCGAGTGCTTTGGTTTCCGaacttggaaatggcgatgAAGGAAACGAGGAGAATCAAGAGACTGGCGAGAACGGAGAGCGACGGAGACCACGCCGAGCTGCTGCCCCTACGTGGGGATTCGAGCAGCCGGCGACAGACAGCGAGAATGCTACACCAGCTGGGACTCCCGGACGACGGGGCGCTTCGGCAGCAGCTCGAGGAGAGCAGGGCGAAAAGGTGGACGGCAGAAGAGGTCGCAGACgtgccaaggacaaggacaaagacaaggataaagacaaggacaaggacgcAAAGGCATCCAGGGCCAACCAATCCCTGTCCGTCACGCCTGGAGGTGGTTCTGGAAAGGGCAGGTCTCGGTCGAGTTCCAGGGTGCCAACTGATATTCCAtcagcggcggcggcagcagcagcagcagcagcagcaggagcagtATTACCGGTGCCCCCGGAAGCCGGTCGCGTGCTGTCGGCTGGATTCGAGCAGAATGTGCCTCCTGGCATCCATCCGCCGTTCCCtatccagcagcagcagcaacagcaacagcaacaacagcaggcGGCTGTTCCAGGCATGGAACGGGTCAAGGCAATGCCTCCATCTTCCATTTCAGAGGTCATGGCAGCTCCCTCGCTGCGGCCAGaaccacctccaccacctcagcCTGCCATGACgacgttcaatgttgcgcAGCCGCAGAACGAGCGCAAGGCTCCGGCGCAAGCCTCGAGTTACTGGAGTGTTTCTGAATCTAATGACTTCCCGCTCTTGTTAAGATCGTTTGGCTCTGACTGGACTGCAATTGCAGCTCACATGGGGTCCAAGACAGCAGTAATG GTCAAGAATTACTTTATCCGTCAAAAGGACCAGGGCAAACCCGAATGGGAGACGATTGTGCAAGAATCCGATGGCAAGCGGGCCAGAGGAGAGAAGCGGCCCGATCCACCACAGCCCACAACTGGTGGACGAGGCAGGAGATATGACACCTCGTCTGCAGTTGGCTCGACCAGGCCATTGGCTGTGGCACCGGGCATGGAAATGCACAACGAGCCAGCCCAACCGAAGATGGAACCGGCAAGCCAACCTCCTCGATCCCAACCGTACTCTGGCTACGGTGTACCCATTGCCCAAGCGCCGACgactcagcagcagcaacagcagcagcagcagcagcagcatcaccaacaacctcctcctcctccgcctccaccgcagcagcagcagctggccCAACCCGGACCcggtcaacagcagcagcctcctcTGGCTATTCAGCAGCACGCCGTGCCTCAGCCTGCTTCACAGGCAATGTCGCCTGGCCCCCGTCCAGCATTGCGTGCGCCCGTCCAAGCCTTTGGCTTCCCcgagcaacaacagcaacaacaacagcagcagcagcagcaacgagAGCGTGACGTTGCACAAGGCCACCAGCGGGTGCCGTTGCCACCCAAAGGCGGTGCCAACCAGGTTCCCGAACTTCGAGACCAGCGACCGTTGGCTGCCGCTCAGCCAATGCAACCAGCACATCCTGACTCCATGCTCGAGCGACAACAAAGAGAACGAGAACGCGAGCGCGAGCGTGAACGCGACCGGGACCGAGAAATGGCCGCCAGGCAAGCCGAACAACGACAGTCGATGCGGATGAACCCCGAGGCAGAGCTGGCGCAGCAGCGTCATTACgaacaacagcagcagcagcagcagcagcagcagcaccatcaacagcaccaacaacagcaagcgTATGGCCATCGACACCAGTCCAGCATTGGCCAGGGACCCCGAGGCGAACCATTGTCGCTGTCACGGCCGCCATCGCAGGAACCTTCTCGCTCTGTTGCCGGACAAGCATATCCACCGCCGATGCATCAGCAGCCGCCACCAGGTCACGCCGTTCGAGGCATCATGGATCATCCGTCTGCTGTGCAGTCTCCCCCTCTAGGCCCATCGTCTCGTCCAATGTCCTCCATGCAACAGCGGCCACCTCCAGGCCAGGCTCAGGAGCCGTATGGTCACGCACCGCCAGCGACTGCGGCCCCAAATGCATCGagaccgccgccgccgcccgaACCTCGCAAGACTTCCAACATCATGTCTCTGTTAAACGACGATCCGCCACCGGCGTCGAAACGTGTCAGCGAGGTATCCAATGCACCGTCTGGCCCGTCGGCAACGCCTCCGCCCCAAGGAATGGGGagaccaccacctccaggACCTGCACCTCCTTCGCAGATGCGTCGCGAGCCAGAACCACAGTATTCTCCCTACGGACGAGCATCTGGTGGTGCTTCGGCCATGCCATCTCTAAAGCCCACATACGGAGGCTCGCCAAGTCAACCTCCTCTCATGGATGCTCCACGGTCTGGCATGAGAATGGCCAATGAGCCCATGCCTTCCGAGAGAGATCCTTACTACCGTGGGCACGCGCCGTATCAGCCCGGCCACCAGAGCGGAAACAACTCTCCTCAGACATCACATCGATACCCTCCCGctcagcagccgcagccacaATACCCCCCTCAAGGCGGCTATCCAACCTCGTACGGCCCGGGTTCACAGCCCCCTCCTCACGCCGCGTCTCCTCCCCCATACGGCGGCCACGGAGCCCCGTCTAGATCGCGAGAAGTTCCTCCCTCCGGCCGAGATAATGCCTGGCCACAGCAGGCTGCCGCAGCCAACGCGTGGCCAACTCAGCCGTCGAAATCATCCCAGGGCCCTCCACCCCAACAGCAATGGGCACCACCACACCCTTCATCGACACCGAAACCATCTACTCCTGCTCAGGCATGGGCGTCTGCCCCTCCCCCTCAGCACGTGGGCATGAGGGACGAGCGCGGTGCTCCGGTATACGCTGCCAGTTCGCAGCCACCCCAACACTCCATGCAAAGTCGATACCCACCACCAGGATCCCGTGCCCCGGAACCGGTGCCCTCGCCGGCACAGGGCTACGCTCGATACGCATCGACACCTGGTCCTGGGGTAAGAGATCCCAGAGAACCACCCCGTAGCTACACGCCGGGCTACGATGCTCGCGGTCCACCACCCGGAACGGGGTATCCTGCACCCGATCCAAGGGAGATGCAGATGCGGGATGCCAGGGACCCAAGAGATCCTAGAGACCCGAGAGACGTCATGGGTAGGGGGTTACGGCCGCACGAGTACGAGAGGCATCCCGATCAGTATAGGCGGTGA